ACGCGCCCGTGCCGCAGTTTGCCCCGAATGCCAGGGGTTTATGCGTCAGTTTATTGACCATCTTGACCATTTCCGCGCTGGTCAGCCCCATCATCGTGCGCCCGGCTGTGTCAAAACTCATCGTGCCGCACCAGGGCATATCGGCCAGCGCGAATGCCTCGCTCGCGGCGATGAATTCCTCGGCGGCGCTGATCGTTTCGACCCAGAGCACATCGGCCCCGCCCGCCTTGAGCCCCTCGGCCTGTTCGTGGAACATTTCCACCGCGCTTTCATGGGTCAAGGTGCCCATCGGCGACATGATTTCGCCCGTGGGGCCGACAGAACCGGCAACGACGACCGGGCGGCCGGCGGCGTCGGCCACCTCGCGCCCGATTGCCGCGGCGATTCGGTTCAGATCATGCACGCGTGACTGCGCCCCGTGCAGTTTCAGGCGCGAGGCGTTGCCGCCAAAGCTGTTGGTCAGGAAAATGTCGCTGCCCGCGTCGACTGCCCCCTGATAAAGGGCGGTGATCCGGTCGGGGTGGTCTTCGTTCCACATTTCCGGTGCATCGCCCGACATCAGCCCCATGTTGAACAGGTTTGTGCCTGTCGCGCCGTCGGCCAGCAGCCAGTCGCGGGTTTCAAGGAGGCGGGAAAGGGCGTTTGTCATGATCGGGCAGCCTGTTCATATGGCAAGGGGTATCCCTAGCCAGTAAGAGTTGCCAATGGGCCATGACACGGGTTGCCCGGGGTTTCAAATGTATTTTCTGCATAAAGATTATCATCCTGATGCAGCATAGACTGGCTGCGCAGGGGTGGCGGGCGGTGAATGGCCACTGCCAGCGCCAGACCTGCATAAAACAGGGCCAGCCAACCGGGCGCCGCCAGATAAAGCGGTTGCCAGCGCGGGGCAAAGCTTTGCTTGAAGCGGATCAGCCCCTGCGCGGTGCGTGCCAAACGGTCGGGCAAGCCAAGCGGCGCGGCGGCAAGGCTGAGGCGGGCGATACCCTGTCGGTGCGCGGCATCAATCGCGGCGGTGACAAGCGCATGCATCGTGCCATCGGGCAGATCGTCATCGTGGCGCATCAGATCAAGCGACCAGGCCGTGGGGCTGGTGTGAAACGTGACAAAACCGATCAGCGCGCCGCCCACATGGGCCAGAAACACCTGCTGCCCGGGAAGGATGCGCAGATCGAACCGTCCCATCGATACGCCTTTTTCGCCGCCGTGCCGTGCAGCCCACCTGCGGGCCAGCGCGCGCATCTCGGCAATGGGCAGGGTGCCCGTCTGGCTGATCGTCACGCCAGCCTTTTCGGCCTGGCGCAGCTTGCGCCGCAACTGACGGTGTTGCGGGCCGTCCTTGGACCATTGCGCCGGTGTGATCTGTGCCTCGGCCCCGATCCGGCGCACGGCCCAGCCCGCGCGGCGCGCGCGCAGGGCGCTGGCGCAGTCGCATTTGTACAAGACAGGCCGACGCCCCAGGCGGCGCGCGATCTGCGTGATATCCGCGTGGCTGGCCGCGCCCTTGGGCGGGCCGATGGTGCAGGCGTGCCCCGCAACGTTTTGTACCATCCAGCCATTTGCCCCATCGCTCCAAATACTGGCACCCTGATGGGACAGCGCCCATTCTGGGTGGGGCGGGGCTTGCAGCGCGCGCGCAAGGGTAAGGCCGCGCAACGGCGCGAGATGTTGCGCCGGGCCAAAACGGGGCGCGCGCAACAGCGACACAAAGGCCAGGGCCGCCGGCACCGCATAATAGGTCACGCGAAAGGCGATCAGCGCTGCCAGAACTGCCGCGTCATCCACCAGCGGCAGACAGGCCAGCAGGGCCAGATCGAACGCGCCAATCCCGCCCGGTGCGTTTGACAGAAGCCCAGCCCCAAGCGCCAGAAGATAGGCCGTGAAAAAGAGGGCAGGCGCGGGCGCGACACCGGCGGGCAACAGCACATAAAGCGCCAGTGCCGCGCAGGCTGTATCAATCAGGCACCACAGCAGCATCGCCCCCAGATCGCCAAGCCCCGTGCGCGCGCCGGTCTTGCGCAGCATGAAAAACGTGGCCACCACCGCAAGCCCCAGCAATACCGTTGCCCCCGTGACCGTTGCCCCCGTGACGGTTTGCATCATCGTGCCGGGCAGCGGCAGGCCGGTCAGCGCCACCATCACGGCCGCAACAACCGCCCATGCGGCCAGAAATGACAGGCTCACCAGCACGGAAATCTGCGTTGTGCGCCAAAGCCCAAGGGTCGGCAGGCAGCGCCAGCGCACCAATGCGCCGGTCAGGCTGCCAAATCCAAGGGTCTGCCCCAGGGCGATCGCGCGCATACCGGCACGGCGTGCATCAACCGGTGCCACCCCCGTGTGCATCATCCTGTGCACCCCTGCGTCATATTGCCCGACCGCGCAAAAACTGGCGAAAGTCGCCAAAGCCGACAGCGCCCATTGCGCCGGTGTGGTCGCCCCAAGGCTGTCCCAGACATGCGCGGTGTCGATATCCCCAATCCTGCGCGCCAGCAAAATTCCAAAGATAACAACAGCCGCGACGGGCAACAGGCGGCCCAGAAACCGCCAGTCGCTGGCCAAGGTGTCACCACGCCCTGCACGCGGATCCAGATGGTGAATGGTTGTCATTTCGGCCCCCCGAATGCGCCGGTCCACCGGCTGTTCCCAAGGCTTAGGCCGCTTGCATGAATGGCGTGTTAACAGCGCCCCTCATCATGGCGGCGCGCCGGGAGATCGCCCCGACGCGCCGCATTTTTCCACTGAAAACCGCGCGAAATGCCGCGCAAGTTTATGAAAATCTTAGAGTTCTTGCACAAGCTGTGCCTTGGCCTGCGCCATGCATTCGGCCATCTTGGCGCGGATCGTGGCCTCGTCGACCTGATCACCGATATCGGCGAACAACTTGCGATAGACATCCTCGTGACCGGCTTCTTCAAAGTCGGATTTGATCACGTCCTGCACATAGGCATCAACATCCGCGCCGGTTTTGCCCAACAGGTCAGCCGCCCAGATGCCCAGCAGTTTGTTGCAGCGGGCATCGGCTTTGAACTGCATTTCAGCGTCATGGGCGAATTTGGCCTCAAAGGCGTTTTCACGATCATCAAAGGTGGACATGGGCGGGAACCTCTTGGTTGGACTAATGTTACATCAGATATGCCCCGCTGGGCGCTTGCCCGCAAGGGGGGCTTGGCGTATGACGCGGCCTAAGTCGTGTGCTGCCCCGCGCCCCGCACTGGGGTGCCGCCGCGACAGATGGAGCAATGCATGGCACGTCGCAAGCTGGTCTATGAAGGCAAGGCCAAGATCCTTTACGAGGGCCCCGAGCCCGGAACACTGGTGCAATACTTCAAGGATGACGCCACCGCAGGCAACGGCGAAAAGAAAGCCGTGATTGACGGAAAAGGTGTGCTCAACAACCGCCTGTCCGAGTTTTTCATGACCGGGCTGGCCGCTATCGGGGTGCCAACCCATTTCATCAGACGGCTGAATATGCGCGAACAGTTGATCCGTGCCGTGGACATCATCCCACTGGAAGTGATCGTGCGCAACTATGCCGCCGGGTCGATGGCCAAACGCCTGGGGATGGAAGAAGGCACGCAACTGCCCCGCCCGATCATCGAATTCAGCTACAAGGACGATTCCCTTGGTGATCCGCTGGTCCCCGAAGAATATATCATAGCCTTTGGCTGGGCCTCCCAGCAGGACATGGACGATATTGTTGCCCTTGCCCTGCGGGTCAATGATTTCATGTCCGGCGTCATGCACGGGGTCGGGATCAAGCTGGTCGATTTCAAGATCGAAGTGGGCCGCGTTTGGGATGGCGAATATCAGCGCCTTGTGGTGGCCGATGAAATCAGCCCCGATAGCTGCCGCCTGTGGGACATCGAAACCGGCACCAAGCTGGACAAGGATGTGTTCCGCCGCGATCTGGGCAACCTGACGGACGCCTATACCGAAGTGGCGCGCCGTCTGGGTGTCATGCCCAGCAATACCACGTCGATCCCGAAACCGACGCTGATCAACTAGGCGCGCGATCCGGGAACATTGGACATTTTTGGCAAGACAAGATTGAAGGTAAGACCATGAAAGCACGGGTTCACGTCATGTTGAAAGATGGGGTCTTGGACCCCCAGGGGGCGGCTGTGAAACACGCGCTTGGCACGCTTGGGTTCACGGGTGTGGACGCGGTGCGTCAGGGCAAGGTGATTGAACTTGATCTGACCGATGGCACCTCCGAGGCACAAATTGGCGAAATGTGCGAAAAGCTGCTCGCCAATACAGTAATTGAAAGCTACCGCATCGAGGTGATCTGATGCGGGCCATGCAGCTTGATCAGTGGCGCGCGCCGCTTCAAGCTGTGGACCTGCCCACACCGGATGCCCCTGCGGGCGGGGTTACCCTGCGCCTGCTGGCCTGCGGTGTGTGCCGCTCTGACTGGCATGTCTGGACCGGGGCCGATCCTGATGTGACGCTGCCCCATATCCCCGGTCATGAATATTGCGGCGAAGTCATCGCCCTGGGGCAGGGGGTGACGCGCTGGCGCAAAGGGGATCGTGTAATCGCCCCGTTCATTCTGGCCTGTGGCCAATGCCCCGCCTGCGCCCGCGGCCACCAAACCACCTGCGCCCGCCAGATCCTGCCGGGCTTTACGGCCCAGGGCGCGTTCGCCGAAATGATCGCCGTGCCTTTTGCCGATACCAACCTCACAGCACTGCCCGATGGGATGGACCCCGCCCTTGCTGCTGCCCTTGGCTGCCGTGTGACCACCGCATGGCAGGCGCTTACGGGGCGCGCGGCAGTGCAGGCGGGCGAATGGGTCGCGGTGTTTGGCACGGGCGGCGTTGGATTGTCGGCAGCCCTGCTGGCGCGTGGCCTTGGCGCGCGCGTGATCGCCGTGGACACGGTGCCTGAAAAGCTGGCCCATGCGCTGGCGCTGGGGGTCGATCACGTGGTGGATGCCCGCACGGGCGACACCGCCGCGCGCATCCACGCGATCACCGATGGCGGCGCGGATGTCGCAATCGAGGCCTTGGGCATTGCCGCGACCACGGTGCCTGCGCTGCACTGCCTTGCCAAGCTGGGGCGCATGGTGCAGGTGGGCATGCCCGCCGGGGATCATGCAACGATGGCCCTGCCGATGGACCGGGTCTATAGCGGCCAACTGGCGATTTTCGGCACCCGTGGCATGGCCGCTTGGCGCTACCCTGCGCTGCTCGACTTTATTCAGGCGGGTCATGTGGACTTGACGCCGCTGATTGCGCGGCGCATTCCGCTGGGCAAGGTCAGTGACGAATTGGCCGCCTTTGATCATCCTGCACCGCCCGGCGTGGCGGTCATTACCGACTTTAGCCAATAACGGAGCCTCCCATGAAAGCTGGCGTCATCGTTTTCCCCGGATCGAACTGTGATCGTGACATGGCCGTGGCCCTGCAAAATGCGGGCGCGGCGGTGCAGATGATCTGGCACAAGGATGCGGACCTGCCCCAAGGACTGGATATTGTCGCGATCCCGGGCGGGTTTTCGTTTGGCGATTATCTGCGCTGTGGGGCGATTGCGGCGCAGTCGCCGATCTGTCGCGCGGTTGTGGCCCATGCCGATCGCGGCGGGTTCGTTCTGGGGGTTTGCAACGGTTTTCAGGTGTTGACCGAAACCGGCATCCTGCCCGGCGCATTGTTGCGTAACGAGAACCTGAAATATATCTGCCGCACAGTGGGCCTGACCGTGGAAACGGCCGACAGCGCCTTTACCCAAGGCTACAAGCAAGGGGACACCCTGCAAGTGCCCATTGCCCATCACGATGGCAATTACTTCGCTGATTCCGACACGCTGGCGCGCCTGCGGGGCGATGATCGCGTGGCCTTTACCTACAGCGACAACCCCAACGGATCGGTCGCCGATATTGCCGGGGTGCTGAGCGCAAATCGCCGTGTGCTGGGGATGATGCCCCATCCTGAACGCGCGGCGGAAACCGCCCACGGCGGCACTGACGGGGCGGCGATGTTCCGCGGATTGGCCGATCAACTGGTCGCTGGCTAGTTGCCCGAAGAGGTGGCGCGGCGTAAGCTGGCGTGATGGCGCAGAACAGTGACACCAACCAAGGCCTTGGGGCGCGTGGCAAACGGGCTGAACGGCTTGCCTTATTGGTGATCTGTCTGGTCGCGATTGGCGTGATCTATATCACCAACCAACTGCTGACCGAACGCTTTACCGAAAACACCCGCAACCGTGCCGAAATCCGGCTTGCGCTTTATTCTGCCAACCTGATCAGCGAGTTGCAGCGCAATTCCATCGTGCCGCAACTGCTGGCGCGCGATCCGGCCCTGATTGGCGCGCTCAACTCGCGGGATTATTCGCAATCGACCCAGCGCCTGCTGTCGTTTGTCGATGAAATTGGCGCGGCTTCGTTGATGCTGCTGGATCAGGACGGGCGCACCGTCGCCGCGACCGATCGTAACCGGCTGGGCGAATCCCACCGCGGGATGCCCGATTTCACCGATGCCATGCGATCCAACACCACCGTGTTCAGCGTGCAGGAACGCGAAAGCAGCGGCTATTCCTTTACCTATTCGCGTAAACTTGATGATGGCGGCGTGTTCCTTGGGGTGATCACCGTCGAGGTTGATCTGGCCAAGCTGGAACGCAGTTGGGCTGGCATATCGGATGCGGTTTTCGTCACCGACAGCGAGGGGCGCATCATCCTGACCACCGAGGGCCGCTGGCGCGGGCTGACCGAGGTCGAAGCGCTTGCACGGCAAGACGCGCCCTCGGCCATCCAGCGCGCCTTGCAGGCCACGCAGGACTGGACCTCGCTGCCGATCGACGCCTATTTGCAGGGTGAAGGCGTGATGCGCCGCGAGACCCGCGTGCCGTTTCAGGGCTGGCGCATGGTCAGTTTCACAACCTATGCCAGCGTGCGCGAACGGGTGAACAGCGTGCTGGCGCTTGAAATCATGGGATTCGCGATCCTGCTTGCCGCCGGTTTCTGGTTTACGTCGCGCAAATCAATGGTGCGGATG
This portion of the Octadecabacter sp. SW4 genome encodes:
- a CDS encoding ATP-binding protein, which encodes MAQNSDTNQGLGARGKRAERLALLVICLVAIGVIYITNQLLTERFTENTRNRAEIRLALYSANLISELQRNSIVPQLLARDPALIGALNSRDYSQSTQRLLSFVDEIGAASLMLLDQDGRTVAATDRNRLGESHRGMPDFTDAMRSNTTVFSVQERESSGYSFTYSRKLDDGGVFLGVITVEVDLAKLERSWAGISDAVFVTDSEGRIILTTEGRWRGLTEVEALARQDAPSAIQRALQATQDWTSLPIDAYLQGEGVMRRETRVPFQGWRMVSFTTYASVRERVNSVLALEIMGFAILLAAGFWFTSRKSMVRMRVFQRESAELRMLNQRLQREIAEREKVEKTLEVAEQTLAQSSKLAALGEMSAAVSHELNQPLAAMKTYLAGARLLLSRKRPDEALSSFQRIDDLIERMGAITKQLKSYARKGADTFEPVDTRDAVTSALAMMEPQLRQRHVSITRTLPSEPAMIFGDRMRYEQVIINLLRNALDATKGVKDPQIDIVLAAGNTVTLSVRDNGEGIADLDALFEPFYTTKQPGDGVGLGLAISSGIVNDLGGRLTARNADAGGAVFEVRLPIWKEESEISAAE
- the bmt gene encoding betaine--homocysteine S-methyltransferase translates to MTNALSRLLETRDWLLADGATGTNLFNMGLMSGDAPEMWNEDHPDRITALYQGAVDAGSDIFLTNSFGGNASRLKLHGAQSRVHDLNRIAAAIGREVADAAGRPVVVAGSVGPTGEIMSPMGTLTHESAVEMFHEQAEGLKAGGADVLWVETISAAEEFIAASEAFALADMPWCGTMSFDTAGRTMMGLTSAEMVKMVNKLTHKPLAFGANCGTGASDLMRTILGFSALGPQQPIIAKGNAGIPKYHDGHIHYDGTPALMADYAVLARDAGATIIGGCCGTTPEHLAAMREALETLPAGPRPTLDQITAQLGAFSSASDGTDGAGPVRAPRRGRRKA
- a CDS encoding phosphatidylglycerol lysyltransferase domain-containing protein; the encoded protein is MTTIHHLDPRAGRGDTLASDWRFLGRLLPVAAVVIFGILLARRIGDIDTAHVWDSLGATTPAQWALSALATFASFCAVGQYDAGVHRMMHTGVAPVDARRAGMRAIALGQTLGFGSLTGALVRWRCLPTLGLWRTTQISVLVSLSFLAAWAVVAAVMVALTGLPLPGTMMQTVTGATVTGATVLLGLAVVATFFMLRKTGARTGLGDLGAMLLWCLIDTACAALALYVLLPAGVAPAPALFFTAYLLALGAGLLSNAPGGIGAFDLALLACLPLVDDAAVLAALIAFRVTYYAVPAALAFVSLLRAPRFGPAQHLAPLRGLTLARALQAPPHPEWALSHQGASIWSDGANGWMVQNVAGHACTIGPPKGAASHADITQIARRLGRRPVLYKCDCASALRARRAGWAVRRIGAEAQITPAQWSKDGPQHRQLRRKLRQAEKAGVTISQTGTLPIAEMRALARRWAARHGGEKGVSMGRFDLRILPGQQVFLAHVGGALIGFVTFHTSPTAWSLDLMRHDDDLPDGTMHALVTAAIDAAHRQGIARLSLAAAPLGLPDRLARTAQGLIRFKQSFAPRWQPLYLAAPGWLALFYAGLALAVAIHRPPPLRSQSMLHQDDNLYAENTFETPGNPCHGPLATLTG
- a CDS encoding DUF1476 domain-containing protein; this translates as MSTFDDRENAFEAKFAHDAEMQFKADARCNKLLGIWAADLLGKTGADVDAYVQDVIKSDFEEAGHEDVYRKLFADIGDQVDEATIRAKMAECMAQAKAQLVQEL
- the purQ gene encoding phosphoribosylformylglycinamidine synthase subunit PurQ, encoding MKAGVIVFPGSNCDRDMAVALQNAGAAVQMIWHKDADLPQGLDIVAIPGGFSFGDYLRCGAIAAQSPICRAVVAHADRGGFVLGVCNGFQVLTETGILPGALLRNENLKYICRTVGLTVETADSAFTQGYKQGDTLQVPIAHHDGNYFADSDTLARLRGDDRVAFTYSDNPNGSVADIAGVLSANRRVLGMMPHPERAAETAHGGTDGAAMFRGLADQLVAG
- a CDS encoding zinc-dependent alcohol dehydrogenase family protein: MRAMQLDQWRAPLQAVDLPTPDAPAGGVTLRLLACGVCRSDWHVWTGADPDVTLPHIPGHEYCGEVIALGQGVTRWRKGDRVIAPFILACGQCPACARGHQTTCARQILPGFTAQGAFAEMIAVPFADTNLTALPDGMDPALAAALGCRVTTAWQALTGRAAVQAGEWVAVFGTGGVGLSAALLARGLGARVIAVDTVPEKLAHALALGVDHVVDARTGDTAARIHAITDGGADVAIEALGIAATTVPALHCLAKLGRMVQVGMPAGDHATMALPMDRVYSGQLAIFGTRGMAAWRYPALLDFIQAGHVDLTPLIARRIPLGKVSDELAAFDHPAPPGVAVITDFSQ
- the purS gene encoding phosphoribosylformylglycinamidine synthase subunit PurS; the encoded protein is MKARVHVMLKDGVLDPQGAAVKHALGTLGFTGVDAVRQGKVIELDLTDGTSEAQIGEMCEKLLANTVIESYRIEVI
- the purC gene encoding phosphoribosylaminoimidazolesuccinocarboxamide synthase, coding for MARRKLVYEGKAKILYEGPEPGTLVQYFKDDATAGNGEKKAVIDGKGVLNNRLSEFFMTGLAAIGVPTHFIRRLNMREQLIRAVDIIPLEVIVRNYAAGSMAKRLGMEEGTQLPRPIIEFSYKDDSLGDPLVPEEYIIAFGWASQQDMDDIVALALRVNDFMSGVMHGVGIKLVDFKIEVGRVWDGEYQRLVVADEISPDSCRLWDIETGTKLDKDVFRRDLGNLTDAYTEVARRLGVMPSNTTSIPKPTLIN